In a single window of the Labilithrix sp. genome:
- a CDS encoding GNAT family N-acetyltransferase, which translates to MRPTAFNAPSEARLTFALIEDVAQLHAMADDWAALLERSLTNELTLHPDWMLTWWDVFGTTGGRALRSVAFYDGSSLVGLAPLLARKHKYKFGLPFRRLELLASGEDEMDEIASDYIGLVVERGYEAAVAAAFASALEAGELGPWDELVLPVMNGDSPLPGLIRDELNALDVPTTLEERTVSPYIPLPPTWEEYLALLKPSKRSQLRKSLRLLESWSGGTLAMERVRSADELEDGKRILERLHRERWGGDGVYRSDRYRAFHDRMMPKLLELGALDLGWMNVRGEPVAAYYNLRWKRRVGFYQAGRKLNVPEDVRVGVTMHALLIRSAIERGMTEYDFLAGTSQYKMALSLKQHPLVTLRAARPSMVETARRATEEAKRIRDVAAALTGEPIPEAEESDPVLETTEISIVTLGAHGLDDSVRPFFFGKEPRSLFGWYHPSRATISQRRAVVIAPPLGYENICAYPAMRAMAERLSDAGYPVLRFDYDGTGDSGGADADPGRVRAWIDSVGDAIDQARALSGLDEVCLFGIRMGATIAAAAAAERGDVERLVLWNPCATGRAYAREMKMFRQYAESTGELQTRPNALADGDEESGGFLLTKETLADLKKLDLAKIDKRPAGRVLVLGRDDVPDDDKVARAFEALGAVTTYEKPAGYAEMMVAPHKSVFPEQVWNRFRDWLGEAKPALLESPRARPATTARKEGIVAPGVREESIRFGVADALFGILCEPIDQELSRGKPLIIFTNTAGNYRIGPNRMYVEMARKLAGLGIASVRMDVSGIGDSTIYEQEELNHPYGDQLAKDVRSCVAYFTQRGRAKRFGVAGLCSGAFVAYHAALQEPLIESITLINPQTFVWEAGMSLEVNALSRRDAAEYYKRRMFSKEAWAKLLKGGVDPRHAFGAVKGRVADAARSGIAKAKAAMPGAASRGSELARAFDALCERGVDVHIVFAANDPGIVNLHEKLGASLRALEKRPNFKVDTIEGPDHSFTPLWAQEELDKVLVGHLTSRYR; encoded by the coding sequence GTGCGGCCGACCGCGTTCAACGCGCCGTCCGAGGCGCGCCTCACCTTCGCGCTGATCGAGGACGTCGCGCAGCTCCACGCGATGGCGGACGACTGGGCCGCGCTGCTCGAGCGCAGCCTCACGAACGAGCTCACGCTGCACCCCGACTGGATGCTCACGTGGTGGGACGTGTTCGGCACGACGGGGGGGCGCGCGCTGCGCAGCGTCGCGTTCTATGACGGCTCGAGCCTCGTCGGCCTCGCGCCGCTCCTCGCGCGGAAGCACAAATACAAGTTCGGCCTGCCGTTCCGGCGCCTCGAGCTCCTCGCGTCGGGCGAGGACGAGATGGACGAGATCGCGTCCGACTACATCGGCCTCGTCGTCGAGCGGGGCTACGAGGCCGCGGTGGCGGCCGCGTTCGCGAGCGCCCTCGAGGCGGGCGAGCTCGGGCCGTGGGACGAGCTCGTCCTCCCGGTGATGAACGGCGACTCGCCGCTGCCGGGCCTCATCCGCGACGAGCTGAACGCGCTCGACGTGCCGACCACGCTCGAGGAGCGAACGGTGTCGCCGTACATCCCGCTCCCGCCGACGTGGGAGGAGTACCTCGCGCTGCTGAAGCCGAGCAAGCGCTCGCAGCTCCGGAAGTCGCTCCGTCTCCTCGAGTCGTGGTCGGGCGGCACGCTCGCGATGGAGCGCGTGCGCAGCGCCGACGAGCTCGAGGACGGCAAGCGCATCCTCGAGCGCCTCCACCGCGAGCGCTGGGGCGGCGACGGCGTCTACCGCTCCGATCGCTACCGCGCGTTCCACGACCGCATGATGCCCAAGCTCCTCGAGCTCGGCGCGCTCGACCTCGGGTGGATGAACGTCCGCGGCGAGCCGGTCGCTGCATATTACAACCTTCGCTGGAAGCGGCGCGTCGGCTTCTACCAGGCGGGGCGCAAGCTGAACGTGCCGGAGGACGTGCGCGTCGGCGTCACGATGCACGCGCTCCTCATCCGCAGCGCGATCGAGCGCGGGATGACCGAGTACGATTTCCTCGCCGGCACCTCGCAGTACAAGATGGCGCTCTCGCTCAAGCAGCACCCGCTCGTGACCCTGCGCGCGGCGCGTCCGTCGATGGTCGAGACCGCGCGCCGCGCGACGGAGGAGGCGAAGCGCATCCGCGACGTCGCGGCGGCGCTCACCGGCGAGCCGATCCCGGAGGCGGAGGAGAGCGATCCCGTCCTCGAGACGACGGAGATCTCGATCGTCACCCTCGGCGCGCACGGCCTCGACGACAGCGTGCGCCCGTTCTTCTTCGGGAAGGAGCCACGCAGCCTCTTCGGCTGGTACCACCCGTCGCGCGCGACGATCTCGCAGCGGCGCGCGGTCGTGATCGCCCCGCCGCTCGGCTACGAGAACATCTGCGCGTACCCCGCGATGCGCGCGATGGCGGAGCGCCTCTCCGACGCGGGCTACCCGGTGCTGCGCTTCGACTACGACGGCACCGGCGACTCCGGCGGCGCCGACGCCGATCCCGGCCGCGTCCGCGCGTGGATCGACAGCGTCGGCGACGCGATCGATCAGGCGCGCGCGCTCTCCGGCCTCGACGAGGTGTGCCTCTTCGGGATCCGCATGGGCGCGACGATCGCCGCCGCGGCGGCGGCGGAGCGCGGCGACGTCGAGCGCCTCGTCTTGTGGAACCCGTGCGCGACGGGACGCGCCTACGCGCGCGAGATGAAGATGTTCCGCCAGTACGCGGAGTCGACCGGCGAGCTCCAGACGCGCCCCAACGCACTCGCCGACGGCGACGAGGAGTCGGGCGGCTTCCTCCTCACGAAGGAGACGCTCGCGGACCTCAAGAAGCTCGACCTCGCGAAGATCGACAAGCGTCCCGCGGGGCGCGTGCTCGTGCTCGGCCGCGACGACGTGCCCGACGACGACAAGGTCGCGCGCGCGTTCGAGGCGCTCGGCGCGGTGACGACGTACGAGAAGCCGGCGGGCTACGCCGAGATGATGGTCGCGCCGCACAAGTCGGTGTTCCCGGAGCAGGTGTGGAATCGCTTCCGCGACTGGCTCGGCGAGGCGAAGCCCGCGCTGCTCGAGTCGCCGCGCGCGCGCCCGGCCACGACCGCGCGCAAGGAGGGCATCGTCGCGCCCGGCGTCCGCGAGGAGTCGATCCGCTTCGGCGTCGCGGACGCGCTGTTCGGCATCCTCTGCGAGCCGATCGACCAGGAGCTCTCGCGCGGCAAGCCGCTCATCATCTTCACGAACACGGCCGGCAACTACCGCATCGGCCCCAACCGCATGTACGTCGAGATGGCGCGGAAGCTCGCCGGCCTCGGCATCGCGTCCGTGAGGATGGACGTCTCCGGCATCGGCGACAGCACGATCTACGAGCAGGAGGAGCTGAACCATCCGTACGGCGATCAGCTCGCGAAGGACGTCCGCTCCTGCGTCGCGTACTTCACGCAGCGGGGGCGCGCGAAGAGGTTCGGCGTCGCCGGGCTCTGCTCGGGCGCCTTCGTCGCCTACCACGCCGCGCTGCAGGAGCCGCTCATCGAGAGCATCACCCTCATCAACCCGCAGACGTTCGTGTGGGAAGCAGGGATGTCGCTCGAGGTCAACGCCCTCTCGCGGCGCGACGCGGCCGAATACTACAAGCGCCGGATGTTCTCGAAGGAGGCGTGGGCGAAGCTGCTCAAGGGCGGCGTCGACCCGCGGCACGCGTTCGGCGCGGTGAAGGGACGCGTCGCCGACGCCGCGCGCTCCGGCATCGCGAAGGCGAAGGCGGCGATGCCGGGCGCCGCGTCGCGCGGGAGCGAGCTCGCGCGCGCGTTCGACGCGCTGTGCGAGCGCGGCGTCGACGTGCACATCGTCTTCGCCGCGAACGACCCCGGCATCGTGAACCTGCACGAGAAGCTCGGCGCGAGCCTCCGCGCCCTCGAAAAGCGCCCAAACTTCAAGGTCGACACGATCGAAGGCCCGGACCACTCCTTCACCCCACTCTGGGCGCAAGAGGAGCTCGACAAGGTCCTCGTCGGTCATCTCACGAGCCGCTACCGCTGA
- a CDS encoding DUF861 domain-containing protein, which produces MFKASAFESTRGDLVSHPIEPSWIKEGTPVARAITLAESADGLCTTGLWDCTAGVFQWIYPLDEIVHILEGEVRVDDGTRTHHLVPGTNCFFPEGLETVWTVETYVKKMFVMRARKRSRIRRLASAVKKLVAQR; this is translated from the coding sequence ATGTTCAAAGCGAGCGCGTTCGAGTCCACGCGAGGCGACCTCGTCTCTCATCCCATCGAGCCCTCGTGGATCAAGGAGGGGACCCCGGTCGCACGTGCGATCACGCTCGCGGAGTCGGCGGACGGGCTCTGCACGACGGGGCTCTGGGACTGCACCGCCGGCGTGTTCCAGTGGATCTACCCGCTCGACGAGATCGTCCACATCCTCGAAGGCGAGGTCCGCGTCGACGACGGCACGCGCACGCACCACCTCGTCCCCGGAACGAATTGTTTCTTCCCCGAGGGCCTCGAGACGGTGTGGACGGTCGAGACCTACGTGAAGAAAATGTTCGTGATGCGCGCGCGGAAGCGGAGTCGTATCCGGCGCCTCGCGTCGGCGGTGAAGAAGCTCGTCGCTCAGCGGTAG
- a CDS encoding AAA family ATPase has product MYVSRLEIRNLRCFSKAAVDFMHPGATVKPKNGPDNVTLLLGENGAGKTTVLKAIALAMLSETLKDSSYSPYSLVRRVGKRTEPASVSAVAHFTRGELGPREGAKSAKIHQTIMPLGGTRRDKLGGVKLRGVPVSTYRQVLDAHDSSSIFIVAYGSRRWSELSKRMDRSGRDAERLPRHQRVASLLEDEAAFTLVPPDAWLPELCARNPGRFKQVSTLIRRLGPPDEELSVREDILAQGGELVFHQHGAEVPFHALSDGYRGYFGWLTDLLYHVVKGVKTGHKLVETEGLVLVDEVDLLLHPRWQRVIIDKLAKTFPRLQFVFTTHSPLVAGGLGREQIRTMERSRSGMTVSVPDVDLFGKSADQILLSPIFELPSVRNAETTNKVEDLAFEASKGNKKAAHDLMRALAGELV; this is encoded by the coding sequence ATGTACGTCTCACGGCTCGAGATCCGCAACCTGCGATGTTTCTCGAAGGCGGCCGTGGACTTCATGCATCCGGGCGCGACGGTCAAACCGAAGAACGGACCGGACAACGTCACCCTGCTGCTCGGCGAGAACGGCGCCGGAAAGACCACCGTCCTCAAGGCGATCGCGCTCGCGATGTTGAGCGAGACGCTCAAGGACTCGAGCTATTCGCCTTACTCGCTCGTGCGTCGCGTCGGCAAGAGGACAGAGCCAGCCTCGGTGTCGGCCGTCGCTCATTTCACGCGCGGTGAGCTCGGGCCGAGGGAGGGCGCCAAGTCCGCCAAGATCCACCAGACCATCATGCCGCTCGGCGGTACACGCCGCGACAAGCTCGGTGGCGTGAAGCTGCGCGGGGTGCCCGTCTCCACCTATCGGCAGGTCCTCGACGCTCACGACTCGTCGAGCATCTTCATCGTCGCGTACGGCTCGCGCCGGTGGAGCGAGCTCTCGAAACGCATGGACCGCTCCGGTCGCGACGCCGAACGACTACCGCGTCATCAGCGCGTCGCTTCCCTGCTCGAGGACGAAGCCGCGTTCACGCTGGTACCGCCCGACGCGTGGCTTCCGGAGCTGTGCGCCCGCAACCCGGGTCGCTTCAAGCAGGTCTCGACCCTGATTCGCCGTCTTGGCCCACCGGACGAGGAGCTCAGCGTGCGAGAGGACATCCTCGCCCAAGGCGGCGAGCTCGTCTTCCACCAGCACGGAGCAGAGGTGCCCTTTCACGCGCTCTCCGACGGCTATCGTGGCTATTTCGGCTGGCTCACCGATCTCCTCTACCACGTCGTCAAAGGCGTCAAAACAGGTCACAAGTTGGTAGAGACGGAGGGCCTCGTGCTCGTCGACGAGGTCGACCTCCTCCTCCATCCGCGCTGGCAGCGCGTCATCATCGACAAGCTCGCAAAGACCTTCCCGCGGCTGCAATTCGTATTTACGACCCACAGTCCTCTCGTCGCCGGTGGCCTCGGGCGCGAGCAAATCCGGACGATGGAACGAAGCAGGAGCGGGATGACGGTGAGCGTTCCCGACGTCGATCTGTTCGGGAAGAGCGCCGACCAGATCCTGCTCTCTCCGATCTTCGAGCTCCCGAGCGTACGGAACGCCGAGACGACCAACAAAGTCGAAGACCTCGCCTTCGAAGCCTCGAAGGGCAACAAGAAAGCGGCCCACGACTTGATGCGAGCTCTCGCCGGAGAGCTCGTGTGA
- a CDS encoding HTH domain-containing protein, translating to MTRTERLFALAEHLRARRTGITAEQLAEKFGVTVRTIYRDLDSLRAAALPLSAERGRGGGYALDTRYTLPPVNFTAREAALLVALGRFATEMRLLPFTETLDRALDKVRGALSTSAQRELAGRLKELQFAGVPQLPVARAVRAAVERAWFEQQPLRITYRSANYERTTRDIKITSVFMERTETRLNAIDLAKNEERQFRLDRIEKAEVIVPDL from the coding sequence GTGACCCGCACCGAACGGCTCTTCGCGCTCGCCGAGCACCTGCGCGCGCGGCGGACCGGCATCACCGCCGAGCAGCTCGCGGAGAAGTTCGGCGTCACGGTGCGCACCATCTACCGCGACCTCGACTCGCTCCGCGCGGCGGCGCTCCCGCTCTCGGCCGAGCGCGGTCGCGGCGGCGGCTACGCGCTCGACACGCGCTACACGCTGCCGCCGGTGAACTTCACCGCGCGCGAGGCCGCGCTCCTCGTCGCGCTCGGCCGCTTCGCGACGGAGATGCGCCTCCTCCCCTTCACCGAGACGCTCGACCGCGCCCTCGACAAGGTTCGCGGCGCGCTCTCGACCTCGGCGCAGCGCGAGCTCGCGGGGCGCTTGAAGGAGCTGCAGTTCGCCGGCGTGCCCCAGCTCCCGGTCGCCCGCGCGGTGCGCGCGGCGGTCGAGCGCGCGTGGTTCGAGCAGCAGCCGCTCCGCATCACGTACCGCAGCGCCAACTACGAGCGCACGACGCGCGACATCAAGATCACCTCCGTCTTCATGGAACGCACCGAGACCCGCCTCAACGCGATCGACCTCGCGAAGAACGAAGAGCGCCAGTTCCGCCTCGACCGCATCGAGAAGGCCGAGGTCATCGTCCCCGACCTCTGA
- a CDS encoding NUDIX hydrolase: MPFSYPYPRPAVTCDTVVFTMRGDDLAVLLIQRGDEPFKGHWALPGGFVNENEALDRAAARELAEETGLTGARLEQIGAFGDPGRDPRGHTVTIAWATFLVAEAKVTPADDAALAEFVPLRTIVIEGAATRRRPIRLAFDHAKILAKAYRRLCRHLDDPVRDRSFDLFPSRFTIAELQHLYERILGKTAPLRAFKKQLLDRGLVIPATTKPTKKPAEQLYRWNRR, encoded by the coding sequence GTGCCCTTCTCGTATCCTTATCCGCGGCCCGCGGTCACGTGCGACACCGTCGTGTTCACGATGCGCGGCGACGATCTCGCCGTCCTCCTCATCCAGCGGGGCGACGAGCCCTTCAAGGGACACTGGGCGCTGCCCGGTGGGTTCGTGAACGAGAACGAGGCGCTCGACCGCGCGGCGGCGCGCGAGCTCGCGGAGGAGACCGGCCTCACCGGCGCGCGGCTCGAGCAGATCGGCGCGTTCGGCGATCCCGGCCGCGACCCGCGCGGGCACACCGTGACGATCGCGTGGGCGACCTTCCTCGTCGCGGAGGCGAAGGTGACGCCCGCGGACGACGCGGCGCTCGCCGAGTTCGTGCCGCTCCGCACGATCGTCATCGAAGGGGCCGCGACGCGGCGGCGGCCGATCCGGCTCGCGTTCGATCACGCGAAGATCCTCGCGAAGGCCTACCGCCGCCTCTGCCGCCACCTCGACGATCCGGTCCGCGACCGCTCGTTCGATCTGTTCCCGAGCCGCTTCACGATCGCCGAGCTCCAGCACCTCTACGAGCGCATCCTCGGCAAGACGGCGCCGCTGCGGGCGTTCAAGAAGCAGCTGCTCGACCGCGGCCTGGTCATCCCTGCGACGACCAAGCCGACGAAGAAACCGGCCGAGCAGCTCTATCGCTGGAACCGGCGCTGA
- a CDS encoding superoxide dismutase, with protein MAFTLPPLPYAKDALAPHITPETLDFHHGKHHNAYVTKLNELIAGKPEEGKSLEDIIKGSDVGTPVFNNAAQVWNHTFYWSSMKPGGGGQPAGDLLAAINRDFGSFDKFKEEFTNAGVTQFGSGWAWLVDDGGKLKVTKTPNADLPLKHGQKALLTMDVWEHAYYIDYRNARPKYIDVFLASLANWDFALENLKK; from the coding sequence ATGGCTTTCACCCTCCCGCCCCTGCCTTACGCGAAGGACGCGCTCGCGCCCCACATCACGCCCGAGACGCTCGACTTCCATCACGGCAAGCATCACAACGCGTACGTCACGAAGCTCAACGAGCTCATCGCGGGCAAGCCGGAAGAGGGCAAGAGCCTCGAGGACATCATCAAGGGCAGCGACGTCGGCACGCCGGTCTTCAACAACGCGGCGCAGGTCTGGAACCACACCTTCTACTGGTCATCGATGAAGCCGGGCGGCGGCGGTCAGCCGGCGGGCGATCTCCTCGCCGCGATCAACCGCGACTTCGGCTCCTTCGACAAGTTCAAGGAGGAGTTCACGAACGCGGGCGTCACCCAGTTCGGCTCCGGCTGGGCGTGGCTCGTCGACGACGGCGGCAAGCTCAAGGTCACGAAGACGCCGAACGCCGACCTCCCCCTGAAGCACGGCCAGAAGGCGCTCCTGACGATGGACGTCTGGGAGCATGCATATTACATCGATTACCGGAACGCGCGTCCGAAGTACATCGACGTGTTCCTCGCGAGCCTCGCGAACTGGGACTTCGCGCTCGAGAACCTCAAGAAGTAG
- a CDS encoding ABC transporter permease produces the protein MVPIKYNVRNLVVRKRTTAAAMFGLALVVYVFACAIMLANGIEKTFGRSAAPESAIVLRKGSDNEMTSAIEDKQLNLVLAQAQQIGANSKPPGVGEVLIVILLDKVGVDGVSNVTVRGVPEDALAFRSTAKLVEGKMPSPGSDEVIVGKAIRGRFKGLEIGQSFELKKNRSVKVVGVFEDQGSAYESEVWVDLHIARQAFGREGYVSSVHVRLDSASKFDAFKALVEQDRTMGLVAMREADFFEKQSEGTSFILKLLGGMIAFFFGVGAMIGATITMNAQVAGRTREIGTLRALGFSKGSILFSFLLESVFLAVVGGAIGAVASLAMKAVKITMLNMGTFSEVVFGFEPSPQIIVSSIALSAFMGLVGGFLPAVRAARVSPVEAMRG, from the coding sequence ATGGTCCCGATCAAGTACAACGTCCGGAACCTCGTCGTCCGCAAGCGCACGACCGCCGCGGCGATGTTCGGCCTCGCCCTCGTCGTCTACGTGTTCGCGTGCGCGATCATGCTCGCGAACGGGATCGAGAAGACGTTCGGCCGCTCGGCCGCGCCCGAGAGCGCGATCGTCCTGCGGAAGGGCTCGGACAACGAGATGACGAGCGCGATCGAGGACAAGCAGCTGAACCTCGTCCTCGCGCAAGCGCAGCAGATCGGCGCGAACAGCAAGCCGCCCGGCGTCGGCGAGGTGCTCATCGTCATCCTCCTCGACAAGGTCGGCGTCGACGGCGTCTCGAACGTGACCGTGCGCGGCGTGCCCGAGGACGCGCTCGCGTTCCGCAGCACCGCGAAGCTCGTCGAGGGCAAGATGCCGTCGCCCGGCTCGGACGAGGTCATCGTCGGCAAGGCCATCCGCGGGCGCTTCAAGGGCCTCGAGATCGGGCAGAGCTTCGAGCTCAAGAAGAACCGCTCGGTGAAGGTGGTCGGCGTCTTCGAGGACCAAGGCTCGGCCTACGAGTCGGAGGTGTGGGTCGACCTCCACATCGCGCGCCAGGCCTTCGGCCGCGAGGGCTACGTCTCGAGCGTGCACGTCCGGCTCGACAGCGCGAGCAAGTTCGACGCGTTCAAGGCGCTCGTCGAGCAGGACCGTACGATGGGCCTCGTCGCGATGCGGGAGGCGGACTTCTTCGAGAAGCAGAGCGAGGGGACCTCCTTCATCCTCAAGCTCCTCGGCGGCATGATCGCCTTCTTCTTCGGCGTCGGCGCGATGATCGGCGCGACGATCACGATGAACGCGCAGGTGGCGGGACGGACGCGGGAGATCGGCACGCTCCGTGCGCTCGGGTTCTCGAAGGGGTCGATCCTCTTCTCCTTCCTGCTCGAGTCCGTCTTCCTCGCCGTCGTCGGCGGGGCCATCGGCGCGGTCGCCTCCCTCGCGATGAAGGCGGTGAAGATCACGATGCTGAACATGGGCACATTCTCGGAGGTCGTGTTCGGTTTCGAGCCCAGCCCGCAAATCATCGTGTCCTCGATCGCGCTCTCTGCTTTCATGGGACTCGTGGGCGGGTTCTTACCCGCCGTACGCGCCGCCCGGGTGAGCCCGGTCGAAGCGATGAGAGGCTGA
- a CDS encoding FtsX-like permease family protein yields the protein MLALFFIAARNLKRSWFRTAFTVAGAAVALIAFVMLRTVLWAWNIGEEYAAQDRLGTRHKVTFIMQLPKRYHDDIKAVPGVKAATYANWFGARIPTKPDEFFANLAVDAPSYVEVLDEMVLSPADKQRWLEDKKGAVVGQVLAKKMGWKVGDKVVLEGTIYPGDWEFNISGIYTASRKSLDESELLFHWDYMNDSLPPARQDQIGWIMTRITDSSRSGEISQQIDRLFDERDVQTITMSERNMNVSFMAGFSAILSALNIVSVVILGIMLLILGNTIAMGVRERTKEYAVLRAIGFEPWHIRFFVIAEAATLGVVSGVVGVGIAYPFVNNVMGAAIEENMGAWFPYFRVEPKTAAIAFVIAILLSAVASLLPSIQAGKVSVTDALRRVG from the coding sequence ATGCTCGCCCTCTTCTTCATCGCGGCGCGCAACCTGAAGCGCAGCTGGTTCCGCACGGCGTTCACCGTCGCCGGCGCCGCGGTCGCGCTGATCGCGTTCGTGATGCTGCGCACCGTGCTCTGGGCCTGGAACATCGGCGAGGAGTACGCGGCGCAGGACCGCCTCGGCACGCGTCACAAGGTGACGTTCATCATGCAGCTGCCGAAGCGCTACCACGACGACATCAAGGCGGTGCCGGGCGTGAAGGCGGCGACCTACGCGAACTGGTTCGGCGCGCGCATCCCGACCAAGCCGGACGAGTTCTTCGCCAACCTCGCCGTCGACGCGCCGAGCTACGTCGAGGTCCTCGACGAGATGGTGCTCTCGCCGGCGGACAAGCAGCGCTGGCTCGAGGACAAGAAGGGCGCCGTCGTCGGCCAGGTCCTCGCGAAGAAGATGGGGTGGAAGGTCGGCGACAAGGTCGTCCTCGAAGGCACGATTTACCCCGGCGACTGGGAGTTCAACATCTCCGGCATCTACACCGCGAGCCGCAAGTCGCTCGACGAGTCCGAGCTCCTCTTCCACTGGGACTACATGAACGACTCGCTCCCGCCGGCGCGACAGGACCAGATCGGCTGGATCATGACGCGCATCACCGACTCGAGCCGGTCGGGCGAGATCTCGCAGCAGATCGACCGCCTCTTCGACGAGCGCGACGTGCAGACCATCACGATGAGCGAGCGCAACATGAACGTCTCGTTCATGGCGGGGTTCTCCGCGATCCTCTCCGCGCTCAACATCGTCTCGGTCGTCATCCTCGGCATCATGCTCCTCATCCTCGGCAACACGATCGCGATGGGCGTGCGCGAGCGGACGAAGGAGTACGCGGTGCTCCGCGCGATCGGCTTCGAGCCGTGGCACATCCGCTTCTTCGTCATCGCGGAGGCGGCGACGCTCGGCGTCGTGTCCGGCGTCGTCGGCGTCGGCATCGCCTACCCGTTCGTGAACAACGTGATGGGCGCCGCGATCGAAGAGAACATGGGCGCCTGGTTCCCCTACTTCCGGGTCGAGCCGAAGACGGCCGCGATCGCGTTCGTGATCGCGATCCTGCTCTCCGCCGTCGCCTCGCTCCTCCCCAGCATCCAGGCGGGCAAGGTCTCCGTCACCGACGCGCTGCGGAGGGTCGGCTGA
- a CDS encoding ABC transporter ATP-binding protein: MNDVTKTFVRGKEPLTVLDGLNLTIPEGAFEALMGPSGSGKSTLLNLIAGLDRPTSGKANVAGNDIGKMSDGELAKFRARHIGFIFQSYNLMPVLTALENVELPLLLTSVSGSERKKRAQTALRVTGLEDRMDHYPRQLSGGQEQRVAIARAIVHDPTILVCDEPTGDLDRKSADDILKLLTKLNTEFKKTILMVTHDPAAAEVATITRHLNKGKLE, encoded by the coding sequence ATGAACGACGTCACGAAGACGTTCGTGCGCGGCAAGGAGCCCCTCACCGTCCTCGACGGCTTGAACCTCACGATCCCGGAGGGCGCGTTCGAGGCGCTGATGGGACCGTCCGGCTCCGGCAAGTCGACGCTCCTGAACCTCATCGCCGGCCTCGATCGCCCGACGAGCGGCAAGGCCAACGTCGCCGGCAACGACATCGGCAAGATGAGCGACGGCGAGCTCGCGAAGTTCCGCGCGCGCCACATCGGCTTCATCTTCCAGTCGTACAACTTGATGCCGGTCCTCACCGCGCTCGAGAACGTCGAGCTCCCGCTCCTCCTCACGAGCGTGTCCGGCAGCGAGCGGAAGAAGCGCGCGCAGACCGCGCTCCGCGTCACCGGCCTCGAGGACCGGATGGACCACTACCCGCGCCAGCTCTCCGGCGGTCAGGAGCAGCGCGTCGCGATCGCGCGCGCGATCGTGCACGACCCCACGATCCTCGTCTGCGACGAGCCCACCGGCGACCTCGATCGCAAGAGCGCGGACGACATCTTGAAGCTCCTCACCAAGCTCAACACCGAGTTCAAGAAGACGATCCTGATGGTCACGCACGACCCCGCCGCGGCGGAGGTCGCCACCATCACGCGTCACTTGAACAAGGGGAAGCTCGAGTAG
- a CDS encoding efflux RND transporter periplasmic adaptor subunit, protein MADQLSSDLASLRINRDAPSPPSAVRKLVLPLVVVAAVGTVGFFGWQRVQGQLFKTEVRTTEVAMISPSQADVQVTATGYVIPQVTSKVGSKLPGRLAKVLVKEGDTVKEGDVIAQLEDTDQRSALAATSSRVGVAKARSSTARAQLNELNLQIEREEALVKSGAVGKANLDDMKARQASLREAVSAAEAETTAAQADVGTVGVGLKDRIIVAPISGRVVTKPATPGSFVGGIGNPEPIAELVDFTSLMVEADVPEPRLHLVKMGSPCEIILDAYPNKRYRCEAASLGQRVNRSKATVMVKVKFDPNDDIEGVLPEMSARVSFLSQKITDAAKDEKPKKVVASDAIVERNGQKVVFAVAEGKLHAIPVKVGGAVGSSVELLDGPPQGTKVVSKPTGETADGQRIKETDK, encoded by the coding sequence GTGGCCGACCAACTCAGCTCCGATCTCGCTTCGCTGCGCATCAACCGCGACGCGCCGTCGCCGCCGTCCGCCGTGCGCAAGCTCGTCCTGCCGCTCGTCGTCGTCGCCGCCGTCGGCACGGTCGGGTTCTTCGGGTGGCAGCGCGTGCAGGGCCAGCTCTTCAAGACCGAGGTCCGCACCACCGAGGTCGCGATGATCTCGCCGTCGCAGGCCGACGTCCAGGTCACCGCGACCGGCTACGTCATCCCGCAAGTCACCTCGAAGGTCGGGTCGAAGCTGCCCGGCCGCCTCGCGAAGGTCCTCGTCAAAGAAGGGGACACCGTCAAAGAAGGGGACGTCATCGCGCAGCTCGAGGACACCGATCAGAGGAGCGCGCTCGCGGCGACGAGCTCGCGCGTCGGCGTCGCGAAGGCGCGCAGCTCGACCGCGCGCGCGCAGCTGAACGAGCTGAACCTCCAGATCGAGCGCGAAGAGGCGCTCGTGAAGAGCGGCGCGGTCGGCAAGGCGAACCTCGACGACATGAAGGCGCGGCAGGCCTCGCTCCGCGAAGCGGTGAGCGCGGCGGAGGCGGAGACGACGGCGGCGCAGGCCGACGTCGGCACGGTCGGCGTCGGCCTCAAGGACCGCATCATCGTCGCGCCGATCTCGGGCCGCGTCGTGACGAAGCCCGCGACGCCGGGCTCGTTCGTCGGCGGCATCGGCAACCCGGAGCCGATCGCGGAGCTCGTCGACTTCACGAGCCTGATGGTCGAGGCCGACGTGCCGGAGCCGCGCCTCCACCTCGTGAAGATGGGCAGCCCGTGCGAGATCATCCTCGATGCCTATCCGAACAAGCGATACCGCTGCGAGGCGGCGTCGCTCGGACAGCGCGTGAACCGCTCGAAGGCGACGGTGATGGTGAAGGTCAAGTTCGACCCGAACGACGACATCGAAGGAGTGCTGCCGGAGATGAGCGCGCGCGTGTCGTTCCTCTCCCAGAAGATCACCGACGCGGCGAAGGACGAGAAGCCGAAGAAGGTGGTCGCGAGCGACGCGATCGTGGAGCGAAACGGACAGAAGGTCGTCTTCGCGGTGGCGGAGGGGAAGCTCCACGCCATCCCGGTGAAGGTCGGCGGCGCGGTCGGGAGCTCGGTCGAGCTGCTCGACGGGCCGCCGCAAGGGACGAAGGTCGTCTCGAAGCCGACCGGCGAGACGGCCGACGGACAGCGGATCAAGGAGACGGACAAGTGA